Sequence from the uncultured Flavobacterium sp. genome:
TAATTTTTTTTCACAATCCAGTCTTTTTGTTTCTGTGAATTTATAGATATCATCATTTCCAATTCCGCCTTCTTTGTTGGATGAGAAGTAACCTTTACGTGTATTGCTGTCAATTATAAAAGCAAAATCATCCGTCTTGGTATTTACGGGTTCTCCAATATTTTGTACCAGATCAAAAGTAGCATCTTCCTTGATTTTTGCCACAAATACATCAAGTCCGCCTAATCCAGGACGTCCGTCGCTTGAAAAATAAAGTTCATTATCTCCGGATATAAACGGGAATGTTTCTCTTCCTTCGGTATTAATTGCTGTTCCTAAATTTTCCGGTTTCCCGAATGTTCCATCTTCATTAATAACAACACTAAACAAATCCGATTGTCCTAAAGTTCCCGGCATATCTGATGCAAAATACAGCTTTTTTTCGTCCAGACTTAAAGCCGGATGTGCAATACTGTATTGATCACTATTAAAAGGCAACTCAATAATATTTGTCCATTTATCATTTACAAATTCGGCTTTGTACAACTTTAATAATGTAATTCTTTTATTGTCTTTTCCTTTTTTACCTCCTAAAAAATTGTTTCGGGTAAAATACATTGTCTTTCCATCTTTGGTGAAAACCGGAGAAGATTCATTGAATTTTGAATTGATTTTTTTCTCAAACCGAATTGGATTATCTAAAGTTCCATCCGCTTTTAATTCCGCAGCATATAAATTCGTAAACGATTTATTTGTCCATTTAAATGTTTTTTTAATAACACTTCCAGTATCACGAGCAGAAGCAAATACTAATTTATTATTATAAATTGTACTTCCGTAATCTGATTGTTTCGAATTAATTCCGGCATTTGCAATATCAAATCTTCCTGAATTCGCTTTAATCTGCTCCAGATAATTTTTATTGTTTTCGAATAAAACGCCTCTTGTATCAGTTTTAACTTTCGCATTAAAAATTTCAAGCATTTTATCTGCTTTGGCATAATCACCCACAGATTTCAACGTCTGAGCATATCTGTAATAATATTCAGGTTCTTGTTGCTCGTTAAAAGCAAAAAGGGCGTCATACCACTTTGCAGCTTTCGGTAATTCGGCATTAAAATAATAGGAGTTTCCTAATCTCTGAAACATTTTTTCATCCTTATATCCGATTTCTGCTACTTTTTCATAAATAGCGATAGCGTCTACAAAAGCATATTGATTGTACTCCTTCTCTGCTTTATTTAAAACTGTTTTTTGAGCCGTTCCGTTAAAACAAACAGACGACAAAACAGCAGCATAAATTATATTTTTAACTTTCATAATTAGAAAAATCTTGGTGAAGTTATACGTCCATATTTATTTAAGAATTCAAAACGGAGGAATATCTCGTGCGATCCTGAATTATAATTCACTAATTTGGTGGTTTCACGATCGTAAGCATAACCCAAATACAAACCATCTGTGATTTGAAAACCAGCCAGTGCACTTACCGAAGCACTCCATCTGTAAGCCACTCCAATTACAAATTTATCGTTGAACATAAAGTTAGCCGATGCATCTACTTGCAATGGTGAACCTTCGACCATTTTTGTCATTATAGCCGGTTTAATTTTTACGGTTTCATAACGATCTAATTCAAATACATAACCTGCGATAAAATAATAGTTGATTTTGTCTTTGTAAATCGCAACATCATTATCATCATAACGATTGGTCTGAATGAAATTAGGAACCGATAAACCTACATAAGCTTTATCTGTATGCCAGTAAACTCCGGCTCCAATATTAGGCGTGAATTTATTTTTGAAATCCTGAAATTGCGGATCTCCCTGATCTTCCGGTGTTAATTTAGTTGGATCTAATTTGAATAAATTTGCTGATCCTTTTATACCAAAAGATAATTTGGCTGTAGCCGATGTTGGTATAGAATACGAAAAATCTGCCGATAAGTTATTCTCATTCGTTGGACCTATTTTATCATTGATTAATGAAACTCCTAACCCAACGTTATAACCAACTGGTGTATTTACAGAAAAACTACTTGTTTCCGGCGCGCCATCTAACCCAACCCATTGGGTACGATATAAACCAAAAATACTCAGTACTCCACGTGATCCTGCATAAGCAGGATTCACATTAATGGTATTGTACATGTATTGTGTAAATTGTGCATCCTGCTGTGCAAAGCTCGCAGTTGAACAAAACAGTAAAACTAAAATTAACTTTTTCATTTTTTTCATTTTTAATTACAGCTCAACTTCAACAAGCCAATTAATTAGCATAGAATATTATTTGGTCAAGTACAGATAACCCGCTTCCTGATGAGGAGTAGATTGATGGTCTTTATATTTTATGATATAATAATATGTTCCCTCTGGTAATCCTTTTGATTCTTTAATGGTAACACGTCCTTCTGAAATTCCTCTAAAGGCAACATCGGTATTATTGTAATGATCTCTTTCAAAAACCAATACACCCCAACGATTATAAATTTGAACTGTATTGTCAGGATAACATTCTATTCCTTGTATATAGAATCTTTCGTTCATACTATCACCATTTATTGAAACGGCATTAAAAATTTTGATTACACAACCACTTAATAATAAAACTGTTGGATTGTCACCTAGATTATTTATATTATCGGACTTATCCTCAACTTTAATTCCACTTAGAGCACTACCCATTACACTAGCCTGATTACTAATACTTCCATTATTAATATCATTTTGCGTGATTCTATATTGAGCACTAAAAGAAACTTCATCCGTATCATTTACATTCAAATCTATTGGACCTCCTGACATAATAATACCAGCTAATGGATCCGAAACAGTAATATTGTACAAAGGAACATTTCCAGTATTAGTAACCTTGAAGTTATAAGTTATTGTTTCTCCAGCATCTGCATTCCCATTACTATTTTCATCATTAAATACCGCTGTCTTAATTATGGCAATTGATGGAACTTCAACAATCGCCGGGGCACTTACTACTACCGTAGAGCTAATAGTACTACAATTCAATGGGTTGTTTACTTCACAAATCGTATAGCTTACTGAATAGTTTCCAGATGGGGTGTTGGCCGCAACTGTTACTGTTCCATCTGAATTTACTACTAGTCCTGATCCTACTGGAACCGTACTTGATGTGATTTGTACATTCCCTGCTGCAGTACCTACTACTACTGGGCTTCCATTTAAGGTATCGTTGCCCGTTAATGCCGTGGTGGTGCCACCTGGTAATCCATTAACCGAAGGGGTCGTTTCTGTTACCGCAACAATCGCCGGGGCACTTACTACTACCGTAGAGCTAATAGTACTACAATTCAATGGGTTGTTTACTTCACAAATCGTATAGCTTACTGAATAGTTTCCAGATGGGGTGTTGGCCGCAACTGTTACTGTTCCATCTGCATTTACTACTAGTCCTGATCCTACTGGAACCGTACTTGATGTGATTTGTACATTCCCTGCTGCAGTACCTACTATTACTGGGCTTCCATTTAAGGTATCGTTGTTCGTTAATGCCGTGGTGGTGCCACCTGGTAATCCATTAACCGAAGGGGTCGTGTCTGTTACCGCAACAATCGCCGGGGCACTTACTACTACCGTAGAGCTAATAGTACTACAATTCAATGGGTTGTTTACTTCACAAATCGTATAGCTTACTGAATAGTTTCCAGATGGGGTGTTGGCCGCAACTGTTACTGTTCCATCTGCATTTACTACTAGTCCTGATCCTACTGGAACCGTACTTGATGTGATTTGTACATTCCCTGCTGCAGTACCTACTATTACTGGGCTTCCATTTAAGGTGTCGTTGCCCGTTAATGCCGTGGTGGTGCCACCTGGTAATCCATTAACCGAAGGGGTCGTTTCTGTTACCGCAACAATCGCCGGGGCACTTACTACTACCGTAGAGCTAATAGTACTACAATTCAATGGGTTGTTTACTTCACAAATCGTATAGCTTACTGAATAGTTTCCAGATGGAGTGTTGGCCGCAACTGTTACTGTTCCATCTGCATTTACTACTAGTCCTGATCCTACTGGAACCGTACTTGATGTGATTTGTACATTCCCTGCTGCAGTACCTACTATTACTGGGCTTCCATTTAAGGTGTCGTTGCCCGTTAATGCCGTGGTGGTGCCACCTGGTAATCCATTAACCGAAGGGGTCGTTTCTGTTACCGCAACAATCGCCGGGGCACTTACTACTACCGTAGAGCTAATAGTACTACAATTCAATGGGTTGTTTACTTCACAAATCGTATAGCTTACTGAATAGTTTCCAGATGGGGTGTTGGCCGCAACTGTTACTGTTCCATCTGAATTTACTACTAGTCCTGATCCTACTGGAACCGTACTTGATGTGATTTGTACATTCCCTGCTGCAGTACCTACTATTACTGGGCTTCCATTTAAGGTGTCGTTGTTCGTTAATGCCGTGGTGGTGCCACCTGGTAATCCATTAACCGAAGGGGTCGTGTCTGTTACCGCAACAATCGCCGGGGCACTTACTACTACCGTAGAGCTAATAGTACTACAATTCAATGGGTTGTTTACTTCACAAATCGTATAGCTTACTGAATAGTTTCCAGATGGGGTGTTGGCCGCAACTGTTACTGTTCCATCTGAATTTACTACTAGTCCTGATCCTACTGGAACCGTACTTGATGTGATTTGTACATTCCCTGCTGCAGTACCTACTATTACTGGGCTTCCATTTAAGGTATCGTTGTTCGTTAATGCCGTGGTGGTGCCACCTGGTAATCCATTAACCGAAGGGGTCGTGTCTGTTACCGCAACAATCGCCGGGGCACTTACTACTACCGTAGAGCTAATAGTACTACAATTCAATGGGTTGTTTACTTCACAAATCGTATAGCTTACTGAATAGTTTCCAGATGGGGTGTTGGCCGCAACTGTTACTGTTCCATCTGCATTTACTACTAGTCCTGATCCTACTGGAACCGTACTTGATGTGATTTGTACATTCCCTGCTGCAGTACCTACTACTACTGGGCTTCCATTTAAGGTGTCGTTGCCCGTTAATGCCGTGGTGGTGCCACCTGGTAATCCATTAACCGAAGGGGTCGTTTCTGTTACCGCAACAATCGCCGGGGCACTTACTACTACCGTAGAGCTAATAGTACTACAATTCAATGGGTTGTTTACTTCACAAATCGTATAGCTTACTGAATAGTTTCCAGATGGAGTGTTAGCCGCAACTGTTACTGTTCCATCTGCATTTACTACTAGTCCTGATCCTACTGGAACCGTACTTGATGTGATTTGTACATTCCCTGCTGCAGTACCTACTATTACTGGGCTTCCATTTAAGGTGTCGTTGCCCGTTAATGCCGTGGTGGTGCCACCTGGTAATCCATTAACCGAAGGGGTCGTTTCTGTTACCGCAACAATCGCCGGGGCACTTACTACTACCGTAGAGCTAATTGTACTACAATTCAATGGGTTGTTTACTTCACAAATCGTATAGCTTACTGAATAGTTTCCAGATGGGGTGTTGGCCGCAACTGTTACTGTTCCATCTGAATTTACTACTAGTCCTGATCCTACTGGAACCGTACTTGATGTAATTTGTACATTCCCTGCTGCAGTACCTACTACTACTGGGCTTCCATTTAAGGTGTCGTTGCCCGTTAATGCCGTGGTGGTGCCACCTGGTAATCCATTAACCGAAGGGGTCGTTTCTGTTACCGCAACAATCGCCGGGGCACTTACTACTACCGTAGAGCTAATAGTACTACAATTCAATGGGTTGTTTACTTCACAAATCGTATAGCTTACTGAATAGTTTCCAGATGGGGTGTTGGCCGCAACTGTTACTGTTCCATCTGCATTTACTACTAGTCCTGATCCTACTGGAACCGTACTTGATGTGATTTGTACATTCCCTGCTGCAGTACCTACTACTACTGGGCTTCCATTTAAGGTGTCGTTGCCCGTTAATGCCGTGGTGGTGCCACCTGGTAATCCATTAACCGAAGGGGTCGTTTCTGTTACCGCAACAATCGCCGGGGCACTTACTACTACCGTAGAGCTAATAGTACTACAATTCAATGGGTTGTTTACTTCACAAATCGTATAGCTTACTGAATAGTTTCCAGATGGGGTGTTGGCCGCAACTGTTACTGTTCCATCTGCATTTACTACTAGTCCTGATCCTACTGGAACCGTACTTGATGTGATTTGTACATTCCCTGCTGCAGTACCTACTATTACTGGGCTTCCATTTAAGGTATCGTTGTTCGTTAATGCCGTGGTGGTGCCACCTGGTAATCCATTAACCGAAGGGGTCGTTTCTGTTACCGCAACAATCGCCGGGGCACTTACTACTACCGTAGAGCTAATAGTACTACAATTCAATGGGTTGTTTACTTCACAAATCGTATAGCTTACTGAATAGTTTCCAGATGGGGTGTTGGCCGCAACTGTTACTGTTCCATCTGAATTTACTACTAGTCCTGATCCTACTGGAACCGTACTTGATGTGATTTGTACATTCCCTGCTGCAGTACCTACTACTACTGGGCTTCCATTTAAGGTGTCGTTGCCCGTTAATGCCGTGGTGGTGCCACCTGGTAATCCATTAACCGAAGGGGTCGTTTCTGTTACCGCAACAATCGCCGGGGCACTTACTACTACCGTAGAGCTAATAGTACTACAATTCAATGGGTTGTTTACTTCACAAATCGTATAGCTTACTGAATAGTTTCCAGATGGGGTGTTGGCCGCAACTGTTACTGTTCCATCTGAATTTACTACTAGTCCTGATCCTACTGGAACCGTACTTGATGTGATTTGTACATTCCCTGCTGCAGTACCTACTATTACTGGGCTTCCATTTAAGGTATCGTTGTTCGTTAATGCCGTGGTGGTGCCACCTGGTAATCCATTAACCGAAGGGGTCGTGTCTGTTACCGCAACAATCGCCGGGGCACTTACTACTACCGTAGAGCTAATAGTACTACAATTCAATGGGTTGTTTACTTCACAAATCGTATAGCTTACTGAATAGTTTCCAGATGGGGTGTTGGCCGCAACTGTTACTGTTCCATCTGCATTTACTACTAGTCCTGATCCTACTGGAACCGTACTTGATGTGATTTGTACATTCCCTGCTGCAGTACCTACTACTACTGGGCTTCCATTTAAGGTGTCGTTGCCCGTTAATGCCGTGGTGGTGCCACCTGGTAATCCATTAACCGAAGGGGTCGTTTCTGTTACCGCAACAATCGCCGGGGCACTTACTACTACCGTAGAGCTAATAGTACTACAATTCAATGGGTTGTTTACTTCACAAATCGTATAGCTTACTGAATAGTTTCCAGATGGAGTGTTGGCCGCAACTGTTACTGTTCCATCTGCATTTACTACTAGTCCTGATCCTACTGGAACCGTACTTGATGTGATTTGTACATTCCCTGCTGCAGTACCTACTATTACTGGGCTTCCATTTAAGGTGTCGTTGCCCGTTAATGCCGTGGTGGTGCCACCTGGTAATCCATTAACCGAAGGGGTCGTTTCTGTTACCGCAACAATCGCCGGGGCACTTACTACTACCGTAGAGCTAATTGTACTACAATTCAATGGGTTGTTTACTTCACAAATCGTATAGCTTACTGAATAGTTTCCAGATGGGGTGTTGGCCGCAACTGTTACTGTTCCATCTGAATTTACTACTAGTCCTGATCCTACTGGAACCGTACTTGATGTAATTTGTACATTCCCTGCTGCAGTACCTACTACTACTGGGCTTCCATTTAAGGTGTCGTTGCCCGTTAATGCCGTGGTGGTGCCACCTGGTAATCCATTAACCGAAGGGGTCGTTTCTGTTACCGCAACAATCGCCGGGGCACTTACTACTACCGTAGAGCTAATAGTACTACAATTCAATGGGTTGTTTACTTCACAAATCGTATAGCTTACTGAATAGTTTCCAGATGGGGTGTTGGCCGCAACTGTTACTGTTCCATCTGCATTTACTACTAGTCCTGATCCTACTGGAACCGTACTTGATG
This genomic interval carries:
- a CDS encoding OmpA family protein, producing the protein MKVKNIIYAAVLSSVCFNGTAQKTVLNKAEKEYNQYAFVDAIAIYEKVAEIGYKDEKMFQRLGNSYYFNAELPKAAKWYDALFAFNEQQEPEYYYRYAQTLKSVGDYAKADKMLEIFNAKVKTDTRGVLFENNKNYLEQIKANSGRFDIANAGINSKQSDYGSTIYNNKLVFASARDTGSVIKKTFKWTNKSFTNLYAAELKADGTLDNPIRFEKKINSKFNESSPVFTKDGKTMYFTRNNFLGGKKGKDNKRITLLKLYKAEFVNDKWTNIIELPFNSDQYSIAHPALSLDEKKLYFASDMPGTLGQSDLFSVVINEDGTFGKPENLGTAINTEGRETFPFISGDNELYFSSDGRPGLGGLDVFVAKIKEDATFDLVQNIGEPVNTKTDDFAFIIDSNTRKGYFSSNKEGGIGNDDIYKFTETKRLDCEKKLFGIVSDSQTNEALADAKVILLDDKFKEIATIISDKNGSYNFDVKCNQTYYVRVSKQDYETNESSVTIQPTNDKPELDIKLNKQIKQIEVGTDLAKTLDIPIIYFDLDKSFIRQEAAFELEKVLAVMKQYPKMKIDVRSHTDSRQTLEYNMGLSNKRANATIEWFVKRGIAPTRISGKGYGESKLINKCSDNVACTEGEHQLNRRSEFVIVSMQ
- a CDS encoding type IX secretion system membrane protein PorP/SprF; this translates as MKKLILVLLFCSTASFAQQDAQFTQYMYNTINVNPAYAGSRGVLSIFGLYRTQWVGLDGAPETSSFSVNTPVGYNVGLGVSLINDKIGPTNENNLSADFSYSIPTSATAKLSFGIKGSANLFKLDPTKLTPEDQGDPQFQDFKNKFTPNIGAGVYWHTDKAYVGLSVPNFIQTNRYDDNDVAIYKDKINYYFIAGYVFELDRYETVKIKPAIMTKMVEGSPLQVDASANFMFNDKFVIGVAYRWSASVSALAGFQITDGLYLGYAYDRETTKLVNYNSGSHEIFLRFEFLNKYGRITSPRFF